The Deinococcus koreensis genome window below encodes:
- a CDS encoding carbohydrate ABC transporter permease, which produces MKGLSKDRLWSIAVLTPSIILIAVFVYGFIARSVYVSMTDWGNDPAQALAENPVIRWVGLANYSELFSGFLQGRFRQELVSTIFFTVFFILGCLGLGLGLALILDRNPRGEGLWRTIFLFPMSLSFIVTGTIWRWMLQPQGGVNQAPTLLGAPPSTFGWLSSQDAVLKFDWNLLPLITASVVGIVLIVLAVQALRAGDRRRTLVAGLCAALLLVWAVFIGPNVKMLPAPELHGFNLALIGIIIAAVWQMSGYTMALYLAGLRGIPEELREAAKVDGASDAGMYRFVVFPLLAPITLSAMIILGHISLKIFDLVYAMAGPDNLSTSVPALNMYLTSFRQNQFSLGAAIGTVLLILVAFIIVPYLVSQFRQQEGHA; this is translated from the coding sequence TTGAAAGGCCTGAGTAAAGACCGCCTGTGGTCGATCGCCGTCCTGACTCCCAGCATCATCCTGATCGCGGTGTTCGTGTACGGCTTTATCGCGCGCAGCGTGTACGTCTCCATGACCGACTGGGGCAACGACCCGGCCCAGGCGCTGGCCGAGAACCCGGTCATCCGCTGGGTGGGGCTCGCCAACTACTCCGAGCTGTTCAGCGGCTTCCTGCAGGGCCGCTTCCGGCAGGAACTGGTCAGCACCATCTTCTTCACGGTGTTCTTCATCCTGGGCTGCCTGGGCCTGGGCCTGGGCCTGGCGCTGATCCTCGACCGCAACCCCCGGGGCGAGGGGCTGTGGCGCACCATCTTCCTGTTCCCCATGAGCCTGAGCTTCATCGTGACCGGCACCATCTGGCGCTGGATGCTGCAGCCGCAGGGCGGGGTGAACCAGGCGCCCACGCTGCTGGGCGCGCCGCCCAGCACCTTCGGCTGGCTGAGCAGCCAGGACGCCGTGCTGAAGTTCGACTGGAACCTGCTGCCGCTGATCACGGCGTCGGTGGTGGGAATCGTGCTGATCGTGCTGGCGGTGCAGGCACTGAGGGCCGGAGATCGCCGCCGCACGCTGGTCGCGGGCCTGTGCGCGGCCCTGCTGCTGGTCTGGGCGGTCTTCATCGGCCCGAACGTGAAGATGCTGCCGGCTCCCGAGCTGCACGGCTTCAACCTGGCCCTGATCGGCATCATCATCGCCGCCGTGTGGCAGATGAGCGGCTACACCATGGCGCTCTATCTGGCGGGCCTGCGCGGCATCCCCGAGGAACTGCGCGAGGCCGCCAAGGTGGACGGCGCCAGCGACGCCGGCATGTACCGCTTCGTGGTCTTTCCGCTGCTGGCGCCCATCACCCTGAGCGCCATGATCATCCTGGGGCACATCAGCCTCAAGATCTTCGATCTGGTGTACGCGATGGCCGGGCCGGACAACCTGAGCACCTCGGTGCCGGCGCTCAACATGTACCTGACCTCCTTCCGGCAGAACCAGTTCTCGCTGGGCGCGGCCATCGGCACCGTGCTGCTGATCCTGGTGGCCTTCATCATCGTGCCGTATCTGGTCAGCCAGTTCCGCCAGCAGGAGGGGCACGCATGA
- a CDS encoding ABC transporter substrate-binding protein: MKKALLIATALAVTSSALATGKLEIFSWWSGDEGPALEALVKLYKEKYPSVAVDNATVSGGAGTNAKAVLKTRMLGGTPPDSFQAHAGQELIGTWVVANRMEDLSPLFKSEGWSKVFPKDLVRLISSKGKIWSVPVNVHRSNVMWYNPAKLKQWGVTVPKTWPEFISTCATLKAKGVAAPLVVGENWTQQHLWESVMIGTLGAQGWEDLFSGKLKFTDPRVVGAFTTYGKVMDCANKDASGLSWQQASDRIIDGTSAFNIMGDWAAGYFTTTKKLAPGTGFGWAASPGTTKTFVMLADSFGLPKGAKNRTETMNWLKVLGSKEGQDAFNPLKGSIAARTDSDLSKYSTYSKSAATDWKNSKIVGSLVHGAVAPESFMSAFGAVIDQFVASKNSAGAAAAAQQLAIRSGFSK; the protein is encoded by the coding sequence ATGAAAAAAGCCCTGCTGATCGCCACCGCCCTTGCCGTCACGTCCAGCGCCCTGGCCACCGGAAAACTGGAAATCTTCTCGTGGTGGTCGGGCGACGAAGGCCCGGCCCTGGAGGCCCTGGTCAAGCTCTACAAGGAGAAGTACCCCTCGGTCGCGGTGGACAACGCCACGGTCTCGGGCGGCGCCGGCACCAACGCCAAGGCCGTCCTGAAGACCCGGATGCTGGGCGGCACGCCCCCCGACTCCTTCCAGGCGCACGCCGGCCAGGAACTCATCGGCACCTGGGTGGTCGCCAACCGCATGGAAGACCTCTCGCCCCTTTTCAAGTCCGAGGGCTGGAGCAAGGTGTTCCCCAAGGATCTGGTGAGGCTGATTTCCTCCAAGGGCAAGATCTGGAGCGTGCCGGTCAACGTCCACCGCTCGAATGTCATGTGGTACAACCCCGCCAAGCTCAAGCAGTGGGGCGTGACCGTGCCCAAGACCTGGCCCGAGTTCATCTCGACCTGTGCCACGCTGAAGGCCAAGGGCGTGGCCGCGCCGCTGGTGGTCGGCGAGAACTGGACCCAGCAGCACCTGTGGGAAAGCGTCATGATCGGCACGCTGGGGGCGCAGGGCTGGGAAGACCTGTTCTCCGGCAAGCTGAAGTTCACCGATCCGCGCGTGGTCGGGGCCTTCACGACCTACGGCAAGGTCATGGACTGCGCCAACAAGGACGCCTCGGGCCTGAGCTGGCAGCAGGCCAGTGACCGGATCATCGACGGCACCAGCGCCTTCAACATCATGGGCGACTGGGCCGCCGGCTACTTCACCACCACCAAGAAGCTGGCCCCCGGCACCGGCTTCGGCTGGGCGGCCTCGCCCGGCACCACCAAGACCTTCGTGATGCTGGCCGACTCCTTCGGGCTGCCCAAGGGCGCCAAGAACCGCACCGAGACCATGAACTGGCTCAAGGTGCTGGGCAGTAAGGAGGGTCAGGACGCCTTCAACCCGCTCAAGGGCTCGATCGCCGCGCGCACCGACTCCGACCTGAGCAAGTACAGCACCTACTCCAAGAGCGCCGCAACCGACTGGAAGAACTCCAAGATCGTGGGCTCCCTGGTGCACGGCGCCGTGGCCCCCGAGAGCTTCATGAGCGCCTTCGGCGCCGTGATCGACCAGTTCGTGGCCAGCAAGAACAGCGCCGGGGCCGCCGCCGCCGCGCAGCAGCTGGCCATTCGCTCGGGCTTCAGCAAGTAG